The DNA sequence TCGTCCGGGAAGCCGCCGCCACGGCCCGGTCGCTGGTCGGGCGGACAGAAACGACCTCCTGATCTTTTTTCGCCGGATGCATGCCCGTATGGTCTGTCCCATACGGGGTCTCATCCGCCGTTGCGTCCCGGCACCCGCAGGGAGAGGATGTCGAGGCCGGCTACGTGGTCGGGTAGTAGGTTGGTTGTGCAGTCGGGGTGTAGGTCGGTTGTGCGGTCGGGGTAGAGGTAGGGGTGTAGGTCGGCTGACCGGTCGGGGAGGGGGTCGGTTGTCCGGTCGGGATGGAGGTCGGTTGTACGGCAGGGGGATACGGCGGTCGCCAGATCGGATAGGAGGGCGGTTGGCCGCCCGGCGCCATGGTGGGAGCGGGGGTCCCGGTCATCGTCGGCTGCTGCCCTGCACCGATCTCGGCAAGGTAGATGTTCCAGGCTCCGTCGTCGTTGCCCATCCAGACGATCCTGCTGCCGGATACGGCCGGGTAGACCTGTTCGGCACTATCGGACGTGACCTGCCTCTCCCGACCGGTCTGTATGTCGTAAAGATAGATGTCGCCGTTCCCGTTCCGGTAATCGGTCCAGACGACGTAGTCGACGTCGACGTCGGGAGCGAACGGCATTGCTCCCTCTCCTCCGATCCGGCGCACCTCCCGGGTGCCGGTCTCGGCCATGTACAACGAGACCAGGCCGCCCTCTTCGGCAAGCCAGACAACCCGCCTCCCGTCACTCGATACCGCAGGGGGGCTTGATATGTTGCCCGTCAGGCTGACGCGCACCGGGTCTCCACCGGGGAAAGAACTCCACAGGACATCAAAATGGCCGCCGACCCTGCTGTCGTCGAGCCAGGCGACGGTGTCGCCGCCGATGGCCGGAGAAGTCCGGTTGGACGTAGTATTCCCGGGGAGCAGGCCGCTATCCCGGGTATCGATCCCGTACCAGTGGTTCTCGCCTCTTCCGGTCGTGACGTTGACGGCATTCCAGCAGATCACGTTACCCGATACGGACGGGGACATCTTGAAAGCCGAATCGTTCGTGACCTGAGTCAGCGAACCCGCGACGGTATCGTAAAGGTAGATATCCGTCGACGTCTCCATGGGTCTCGTGCCGGTCCAGACGACGTAGTTTCCCGAAACGTCGACCTCCCGCATGGCGACGGTCGCGTTGGTCCCGTCTCCCGGGATCGTCAGGGTTTGCCCGGATGAGGCGTTCGCGACCCGGACCGATCCGGTGGTGTTGTCGAGCCAGACGACGGTATCTCCCGAGATCGCCGGAAATTCTTTGTCTCCCGGCCCGCTCGTGATTGCGGACGCTCCCGGCACCTGCGTCTGTCCCGGCGGGACCGGTTGTGCGAAAGCCGCACCCGCGGCGAGCGCAACGGCGATGACGATGACTGCAACGATTCCCATCTGTCCTATGAGCCGTTTCATACTCATTACCTCCTGTGTCGTATGCGAGCCTCACCGCCCCGGACGATGCGAAGGCATGAGGACATAAGTGCCCGGCCCCCGTTACGGCGTCGAATGCCGGAATCTGCGGCATGATCCGGGAGAGTGCCGACCGGCAGGACGGATCCCCGAAGGGTGCAGCCCGGCCCGGAACTCCCGGGCTGCACGCTCCGTGGTAATCAAGGCATATATACATTGGGCCGGGCCGTCCCTCCCGGAGAACGCAAAGGACGAGCTGAAAAAGAGAGGGGCAGGATCAGGCGGTCTCGATCTTCGACTCGCTCTCGAGACCGAGCTCCTCGATCGCCGCGTCCCGCATCTTGAACTTCATGATCTTGCCCGAGACCGTCATCGGGAAGTCGTCGACGAACTTGACGTAGCGCGGTATCTTGTAGTGCGCAATCTTGCCGCGGCAGAACTCCTTCACCTCTTCCTCCGTGAGGACCACGCCGTTGTCGGGCTTGATCCAGGCCATCAGCTCCTCGCCGTACTTCTGGTCCGGCACCCCGATCACGTAGACGTCGGCGATCGACGGGTGATTGTGGAGGAACTCCTCGATCTCGCGCGGGTAGATGTTCTCACCGCCGCGGATCACCATGTCCTTCAAGCGCCCGACGATCTTGACGTAGTCCTCCTCGTCCATCGTCCCGAGGTCGCCGGTGTGGTTCCAGCCGTGCTCGTCGATCGTCGCCCGGGTGGCGTTCGGGTTGTTGTAGTAGCACCGCATCACGCAGTAGCCCCGGGCGCAGATCTCGCCGGTCTCCCCCCGGGGGAGGATCTTCTTCGTGTTCGGGTCGATGATCTTGATCTCGGTGTGCGGGAACGGCCTGCCCACAGTGGAGACGCGCCGCTCTAGGGGGTCCACGGTCGTCGTCATCGTGACGCCGGGGGAGGTCTCCGTCTGCCCGTAGACGATCACGATCTCGGACATGTTCATCTTCTTGTTGACCTCCCGCATCACCTCGGTCGGGCAGGGCGACCCGGCCATGATCCCGGTCCGCAGCGTTTCCAGCCGGTACTTCGGGAAGTCCGGGTGGGAGAGCTCGGCGATGAACATCGTCGGCACGCCGTGGACCGCCGTGCACCGCTCGTCCTGCACGGCTTTGAGGACCGCTTCGGGGCTGAAGACCGGCGCAGGCAGGACCATCGCGGCGCCGTGGGTGACGCTCGCCATGTTCGAGAGGACCATGCCGAAACAGTGGTAGAACGGCACCGGGATGCAGAGCCGGTCCTCGTGGGTGAACTTCATCCCCTCGCCGATGATGAAGCCGTTATTCAGGATGTTGTGGTGGGTCAGGACGACGCCCTTCGGGAACCCGGTGGTCCCGCTGGTGTACTGGATGTTGACCGCGTCATCGAAGTCGAGCGACTCCTCGCGCTCCCGGAGCTCGCCGGGGGTGATGAGGTCGGCCTTCTCGTGGAGGTCGTCCCAGGTGTACATGCCGTTGTAGGGAATGTCGCCGAGGAAGACGACGTTCTTTAAGAACGGGAACTTGTCGCTGTGGATCCGGCCCGGCTTCGCCTCGAACGCCTCGGGGCAGGACTCGTAGAACATGCCGACGTAGTCGGAGGTCTTGAACCGCCCCTGGATGAAGAGCGTCTGGACCTCGGACTGTTTGACGGCGTACTCGAACTCGTAGGTCCGGTACGCCGGGTTGATGTTCACCATGATGGCGCCGATCTTTGCCGTGGCGAACTGGACAAGCACCCATTCCGCGTAGTTCAGCGCCCATATGGCGACCCGGTCCCCACGCTCCACGTCGAGCGCCATGAGGGCGCGTGCCAGGGTGTCGACGCGCTCGAGAAACTCCGCATAGGTCCACCGGATATTCTGGTGGATGGAGACGAGTGCGTCGCTATCCGGGTGCGCCGCTGCTATACGGTTCAGCATTTCACCAATGGTGATGCCGAGCAGGGGTATCTGCGAGTTCCCACACGCGTAACTGCCCTCAACCATTCTATATAAATGAGTAGCGGTACGGTTATATGATTACTGGTTTTTTCCAGCGTAACCCTTATACCGCATGGCGTCAACAATATGGAGGACGGGGGGTCGTGGCCTAGTCCGGAATGGCGACGGGCTCCAGCGGTCTTTGCACGTGATGAACAATGGGTCTCCTGATTGAGAGATGATGACCCGTTGGAGCACTGATGCATGTTCGGAGAGACCCGTCGATCGTGAGTTCAAATCTCACCGACCCCACATTCTCATGACGTTTATTCGATACCGCAGGGTATCTCCGGTCATTCCGCCTTCTTCTCCTCCTCGGCGGCAGCCGCGGCCCGGTTGAGATCGCTCTCGCGGTAGGTGAGCGCCGATATGTCGCCGTCGCTCTCGATGTAGGCGACCCGCACCTTCTCGATTCCATCGATACCTCTTGCACGGAGTGCGACGGTTCATTAGAACCGGAGCTTGAGCACTCGAAGAGTGCGAGCCGCTCGACGAGATCCTCGCGGGTCATCAGTTCCCTTTTGAGGCTCCGTTCGATGACCCGGCCGTTCTCGATCACCTTGAGCGCTCCCGGGGAGACGATGCTGCGGATCCGCCGGCTTTTGTACTGCCCGACGGAGACGAGCACCGAGAGGAAGAGAAGCGTCGATGCGCTGACCAGCCCGGCAAGGAGCGATTCGTCGCCCGCGGTGAGTGCCTCCGAGATGCTTTCGGATATGATCAGCAGGAGGATCAGGTAAAAGGGCGTCAGCTGCCCGAACTCGTGCCTGCCGATGACCCGCATGACAAGCAGAAGGAAGAAGTAGATCACGGCCGCCCGGAGGATGAGTTCGGGGAGCGGCGTCTGGAGGACGAAGAGTTCCGACATGGTGGGCGTGGGTGATCCGGGACCGGATTATACCTTTCCCCGTTTTGAGGGGGTTCACGCCCGGTGCAGGGGTACGGCAGGGAACCTTTGCACACGAAACCCCGCCGTGGAGACGTGCACAGTCGACAGTACGCAGATAGGGCCTGCCTCTCAAACAGGATGTTCTGCGCTTAATGGTATCGATCGAACCGGGAGGTCTTTAATACCTGTTTCACCAATATTTCAGCACTATCTGAGGGCACGCATATGTATCTCATCGGTGAAGCATTGGTTGGAGACGGCGCAGAACTTGCGCACATAGATCTGATAATGGGAAACAAAGAGGGCGCGGTAGGACAGGCGTTTGCGAACTCCATCTCGCAGCTCTCGAAGGGGCACACGCCGCTCCTCGCGGTCATCAGGCCGAACCTGCCGACGAAGCCCTCGACGCTCATCATCCCGAAGGTTACCTTAAAGAAGGAGTATCAGGTGAACCAGATGTTCGGGCCCGTCCAGGCCGCGGTGGCGAAGGCCGTCGCCGACGCGGTCGAGGAGGGCGTCTTTGAGGGGCTCGACATCGAGGACATCGTGATCATGGCGAGCGTCTTCGTCCACCCCACCGCAGAGGACTACAACAAGATCTACCGGTTCAACTACGGCGCGATGAAACTCGCGCTCCGCCGGGCCCTCGACCGGTTCCCCGACGTAGATACGCTCCTGCACGAGAAGGACCGGGCGGCCCACGCGGTCATGGGATTCAAGGTCCAGCGCCTCTGGAATCCGCCGTACCTCCAGGTCGCGATGGACCTCGTCGACAGAAACCACATGAACAGGGTTCTCACTGAACTGCCCACGAACGACCACCTGATCATCGAGGCCGGGACACCCCTGATCAAGAAGTTCGGCCTCTCGATCATCTCCGAGATCCGCGCACTCCGCCCGAACGCGTTCATCGTCGCCGACCTCAAAACGCTCGACACGGGCAACCTCGAGGCCCGGATGACCGCCGACGCCGGCGCCGATGCCGTCGTGATCTCCGGCCTTGCGCCCCTCTCCACCATCGAGAAGGCGATCGAGGACACCCGGAAGACCGGCATCTACACCGTGGTCGACATGCTCAACGTCAAAGACCCCGTCGCCGTCGTCAAGCAGCTGAAGGTGAAGCCGGACGTCGTGGAGCTGCACCGGGGCATCGACGTCGAGGAGACCGCGTACGCCTGGGGCGACATCCCCGCGATCAAGAAGGCGGGCGGCGAGCGGCTGCTGGTCGCGACGGCAGGCGGCATCAGACAGGACGTCGTGAAGGACGCGCTCAAGGCAGGCGCCGACATTCTGGTCGTCGGCCGCGCCATCACCGCGAGCAAGAACATCCAGCACGCGGCCGAAGAGTTCCTCGAGGAACTGAGCACCGAAGAGATCGACCAGTTCAGAATTATGACCGACTTCTGAGTCGGCCATGGCAACGATATTTAAAAAACCTTTTTTTAGCCGTGAACCTCTCCCCTGTGACGATAACATGTCGGGGTGCATAAAGCGGCATTCGTTTAACCCATTTGTTCCATTACCCCTCATGGGGCACTATCCGGCCCTGCCGCTGGCCCGGGTCCATAATGCGGGTGTGCTGAAACCCCGCTGCATCTGGTATCGCTTTGCTGCACCATGTCAACCAATATCTGGTTCCTCGAACGCGATTCAAGCCATATCGGAATTTTCAACTCCCCTTTCGTGTGGGATAGATCATCTACAAAAGCGAATCCACCCATATCAGCAAAATAAGCCAGAGGATTTTTATTTTTATTATATTATACATCAAACACAATCAGATATGCAAACAAATATATAATTGGACACATAATTTCCTCCTCTGTCCTCTGATGGGACGGATAGGTCAAGCGGGGATCGATCGTGAATATAACCAAATTTTCGTTCTTTTCACCAGCCCTCTGCCACAGCAGGTGGTGCCACTACACTATTTGGCTCCACCACCGTGCTCGCGCCAGTTTCTCCACGGCTTCCTGATCTTGGACCGCAGCCGCACCGCTGCTGCCCGCCTGCACTCCGTCCGTTCGACGAGACATGAAACGCGGATGAATATGGCTGTCTGAGGAGCAGGCCCGCAGGGTGTGGGAACTCCCCTGGAGGTATTCGGTCGGCGTGAGGAATGAACGGAACCCGGCGCAGTGCCGCCGGGTTTCCTCCTTCGCGTCGCCGTTTTCCCGGGAATAAGAGGATGCACGAAGCCCAGCGACCGGAGGCTCCGTCAGGCGGCTCGATTAAGGAGGTATGAAGCATGAAAGTGCATGTGATGGCAGGAGCGCTCCTGCTGCTTCTTGCCGTCGCCGTGCTGGCAGCGCCGGTTGCGGCGGCGGAGGAGTATGTATTTGTGACGAAGTGGGGATCAGAGGGGTCAGGTGAGGGGGAGTTTAGAAACCCAAACGATGTCGCCGTGGACGCTGCCGGCAACATCTATGTGGCTGACTACAGCAACCACCGCATTCAGTTGTTCGATTCAAATGAGAACTTCCTCGGGCAGTGGGGATCATACGGGTCTGGCGACGGACAACTGATCCAACCCATTAGTATTGCCTTTGACGCTGCTGGCAACGTCTATGTGGTCGAGGCTGATAATCACCGCATTCAGGTGTTCGATCCCAGTGGGTACTCCCTCAGTATCTGGGGATCATACGGATCTGGTGACGGGCAGTTTGTGAGGCCCGGGGGTATTGCCGTTGACAATGCCGGCAATTTTTATGTAGCCGATAGTTGGAACCACCGCGTCCAGAAATTCGATTCCAGTGGGAACTTCCTCGCTATATTGGGCTCACAGGGGTCTGGCGACGGGCAATTTGGGTCTCCGATTGACGTTGCCGTGGACGCGGCCGACAACATTTATGTGACAGACTGGGAACTCAACTGCATCCAGAAGTTCGACTCCAACGGCGCTTTCCTCAGCAAGTGGGGATCATCAGGATCCGAAAATGGGCAGTTTTATCACCCATATGGCGTTGATGTCGACGCTGCAGGTGATATCTACGTGACTGATTGGGACGGCAACCGCATCCAGAAGTTCGATTCAAATGGCATCTTCCTCACGAAATGGGGTTCATTTGGGTCTGATGACGGAAAATTTAGAACCCCGTGCGGTATTACCGTTGACGCTGCTGGCAACGTCTATGTGGCTGATTTCTACAACAACCGCATCCAGAAGTTCGCCCCCATCCCCATACCGACAATCGCCGGGATCATTCCCGACTCCGGCCCCAACACCGGCCCCGTGAGCATCACCGACCTCTCCGGCACCGGGTTTATCGACGGCGCGACCGTGAAACTCACCAGGGCAGGCGAGGCGGAGATCGTAGCAACCGATGTCTCCGTCGTCTCCTCAACACAGATCACCTGCACGCTGGACCTGACCGGCGCTGCCGTGGGTTCCTGGAACGTCGTGGTGGCGAACCCCGGAGGCCAGCCCGTCACCCTGGCGGACGGGTTTTCCGTGACAGAAGCCGCGAACAGCCCGCCCGGGGTCACGACGGTGACGGCGCCCACAGACCCCCAGCTCCCGGGAAGCCTGATCCAGGCTACCGGCACGTTCACCGATCCTGATGAAGGGGATTCGCATACGGCGCTATGGGCCTGGGGTGACGGAGTAACGAGCGAAGGGCCGGTGGACGAGGCAACGGGTACCGTCACCGGCTCGCACACCTACACCGCGCCCGGGACCTATATGATCACCCTGACCGTGACGGACAGCGAAGGCGCTTCGGGCTCCGGGACCGCAACCATCACCGTGCAGACGCCTGCCGAAGCGACAGCGGATCTGATCGAGCAGGTGGAGAGCCTCGAACTACCGGGCGGGATTGGAAATGGCCTTACCGTTAAACTGGATAATGCCATCGTGGTGCTGGACAGCGGAAACGAGCATGCAGCCAGCAACTATCTCAGTGCCTTCATTAACCAGGTGAAGGCGCAGAAAGACAAGAAACTGACCGCCGAAGATGCCGACGCCCTGATCGCCATGGCGCAGAGGATTATCGACAGCATTTAGGCTGCGAAAGTGCCGGCAGGCTTTCTTACCCACTTTTTTTCGTGCGAGGGGCTGTGCAACCCGTTGCAGTACCGACTCTCAAAATTGCGACTCGCACGGAAGTCGGCCGGCATCCTTTTCCTTTCCGGGGCCTGAGGAGGGCGGGCTTTTGATAGCCTGTGCTTAAGGGCGTTTTTAAAAATAGGGTTTTCGGCAGGACCTTGTCTCACGCCTTCTCTTCCAGGTGGATCTTCAGTCCCTCGTTATCGACCTCTGTCGCGATCGCGACCCGGAGGCCCGCCGACGCGAGGATTTCCGTAACTTCCTCCTCCGGGCGGCCGGTGATGACCGCGATGGAAGGGCCGACCGAACTCATGCCGACGAACTCGAGGCCGGCGTCGCGGAGCGCCGCCATGTAGCGGTAGATCTCGAACCCGTGGTGCTCGACCTCGGCGCGTTTCGAACCCCGGAACTCGATCTCCCAGATGACGTCGCCGGCTTTCCGGAGGTCGCCCCGTTCCAGCGCAGGGATGAGGTCCATCAGAACGAGGTAGGACTTCAGCTCGCGGTCGCGGTAGTCGAGGGTCCGGGCCTTGTTCATCAGGAGGTCGAACTCCTTCTCCCCCGCCGACGAGATCTCGGAGGACGGAATGGCGATGTAGACTTTCTTGCCCTCGGCAAAGGCGTGCCGGTAGATGAGCGCCAGTTCGTCGCCCATCACCACCATGCCGCCGTGGGTGCTCGCGGCAGGCCCGACGCCGGTCTCGAACCCGAACGCGACGCTCCCGGCCACCGTCTCCTCGACGAAGTTGCAGCCGAGGAGGAGGCGGAGCTGGTCGCTCGTCAGCGGCGAGCCCACCGCGGTGTTGAGGGCGTTTGCGACCGCGATCAGGATGGTGCTCGTCGACCC is a window from the Methanoculleus oceani genome containing:
- a CDS encoding AMP-binding protein, which gives rise to MVEGSYACGNSQIPLLGITIGEMLNRIAAAHPDSDALVSIHQNIRWTYAEFLERVDTLARALMALDVERGDRVAIWALNYAEWVLVQFATAKIGAIMVNINPAYRTYEFEYAVKQSEVQTLFIQGRFKTSDYVGMFYESCPEAFEAKPGRIHSDKFPFLKNVVFLGDIPYNGMYTWDDLHEKADLITPGELREREESLDFDDAVNIQYTSGTTGFPKGVVLTHHNILNNGFIIGEGMKFTHEDRLCIPVPFYHCFGMVLSNMASVTHGAAMVLPAPVFSPEAVLKAVQDERCTAVHGVPTMFIAELSHPDFPKYRLETLRTGIMAGSPCPTEVMREVNKKMNMSEIVIVYGQTETSPGVTMTTTVDPLERRVSTVGRPFPHTEIKIIDPNTKKILPRGETGEICARGYCVMRCYYNNPNATRATIDEHGWNHTGDLGTMDEEDYVKIVGRLKDMVIRGGENIYPREIEEFLHNHPSIADVYVIGVPDQKYGEELMAWIKPDNGVVLTEEEVKEFCRGKIAHYKIPRYVKFVDDFPMTVSGKIMKFKMRDAAIEELGLESESKIETA
- a CDS encoding bifunctional 5,6,7,8-tetrahydromethanopterin hydro-lyase/3-hexulose-6-phosphate synthase, whose product is MYLIGEALVGDGAELAHIDLIMGNKEGAVGQAFANSISQLSKGHTPLLAVIRPNLPTKPSTLIIPKVTLKKEYQVNQMFGPVQAAVAKAVADAVEEGVFEGLDIEDIVIMASVFVHPTAEDYNKIYRFNYGAMKLALRRALDRFPDVDTLLHEKDRAAHAVMGFKVQRLWNPPYLQVAMDLVDRNHMNRVLTELPTNDHLIIEAGTPLIKKFGLSIISEIRALRPNAFIVADLKTLDTGNLEARMTADAGADAVVISGLAPLSTIEKAIEDTRKTGIYTVVDMLNVKDPVAVVKQLKVKPDVVELHRGIDVEETAYAWGDIPAIKKAGGERLLVATAGGIRQDVVKDALKAGADILVVGRAITASKNIQHAAEEFLEELSTEEIDQFRIMTDF
- a CDS encoding PKD domain-containing protein, with amino-acid sequence MKVHVMAGALLLLLAVAVLAAPVAAAEEYVFVTKWGSEGSGEGEFRNPNDVAVDAAGNIYVADYSNHRIQLFDSNENFLGQWGSYGSGDGQLIQPISIAFDAAGNVYVVEADNHRIQVFDPSGYSLSIWGSYGSGDGQFVRPGGIAVDNAGNFYVADSWNHRVQKFDSSGNFLAILGSQGSGDGQFGSPIDVAVDAADNIYVTDWELNCIQKFDSNGAFLSKWGSSGSENGQFYHPYGVDVDAAGDIYVTDWDGNRIQKFDSNGIFLTKWGSFGSDDGKFRTPCGITVDAAGNVYVADFYNNRIQKFAPIPIPTIAGIIPDSGPNTGPVSITDLSGTGFIDGATVKLTRAGEAEIVATDVSVVSSTQITCTLDLTGAAVGSWNVVVANPGGQPVTLADGFSVTEAANSPPGVTTVTAPTDPQLPGSLIQATGTFTDPDEGDSHTALWAWGDGVTSEGPVDEATGTVTGSHTYTAPGTYMITLTVTDSEGASGSGTATITVQTPAEATADLIEQVESLELPGGIGNGLTVKLDNAIVVLDSGNEHAASNYLSAFINQVKAQKDKKLTAEDADALIAMAQRIIDSI
- a CDS encoding GHMP kinase, coding for MPIMKIRGGDLDLVEYEFSSFSPGENIRPCGLRKEYRLEPVFGTVVVRAPARIHLTVLDMNRFSPDRPGGGGIGFAIGVYCTAEVECTASGIEIDYSREPILRHFVEAFRQVVGYKGGFRIRARDHMYEHVGLGSTSTILIAVANALNTAVGSPLTSDQLRLLLGCNFVEETVAGSVAFGFETGVGPAASTHGGMVVMGDELALIYRHAFAEGKKVYIAIPSSEISSAGEKEFDLLMNKARTLDYRDRELKSYLVLMDLIPALERGDLRKAGDVIWEIEFRGSKRAEVEHHGFEIYRYMAALRDAGLEFVGMSSVGPSIAVITGRPEEEVTEILASAGLRVAIATEVDNEGLKIHLEEKA